The genomic stretch ATCAATGAGCGCAACATCGGGTGCGAATGACTCGACTATCGAGAGCGCGTCAGTTCCACTCGTCGCCCGTTTTACCTCATACCCTTGGAGTTCAAGGAGCGTGCCCAGCGCTTCTGTGGCGTCCGCGCAGTCATCGACAAGCAGGATGCGCTTGGGGGCAATCGGGCGCGCGGTGGTCGTGGTCGGTTCGCCCGTGCTTTTGCAGACGATGGGCAGTCGTATCGTCACCTCCGTTCCCTGACCTTCACCCGTACTCGCAATGTTGACCGTGCCGTTGTGTGCGGTCACCAGATGCCTGACAACAGCGGGTCCGATTCCGAGGCCTCCCGCCGCGTGCTTTCGGGCCGATGCCGACTGGGCGAACATGTCGAAGACGTGAGGCAGCGCTGACGCCGAAATACCCGCGCCATTGTCCTTCACCGTGATGACCGCATCGCACGGCGATGGGCCTTCCGTGTGAGCGATGTCGAGGTCAGGCGCTTCTACCGACAAGGTGATGTCGCCGCCGGGTGGCGTGTATTTCACCGCATTCGACAATACGTTGGATACGACCTGTGTGAGGCGCACGAGGTCTGCATGAACCGTCACCGGATACGGCGGAACAGCGACATGCAGCCGATGCTGACCGCCGTTGACGTCCGACCTCATCGCCGTGACCGCATCCGCGACGATATCCTGCAGGAGCCCGTACGAAGGCTGAACGGACAGCTTCCC from Paraburkholderia hospita encodes the following:
- a CDS encoding hybrid sensor histidine kinase/response regulator, which produces MSHDREHLFDGEDRRILTRLANFTCAALTMARAKADAETRAAEAEAARNAVALAEARKDDVIATLSHELRNPIATVDSALAAARKLAAAARKLAAAYPDVSSALGVADRQMQLLKRLVGDLLDAPRIKHGKLSVQPSYGLLQDIVADAVTAMRSDVNGGQHRLHVAVPPYPVTVHADLVRLTQVVSNVLSNAVKYTPPGGDITLSVEAPDLDIAHTEGPSPCDAVITVKDNGAGISASALPHVFDMFAQSASARKHAAGGLGIGPAVVRHLVTAHNGTVNIASTGEGQGTEVTIRLPIVCKSTGEPTTTTARPIAPKRILLVDDCADATEALGTLLELQGYEVKRATSGTDALSIVESFAPDVALIDISMPDIDGPELAQLLRLRAECSLTRLVALTGSSDVTSRPETDERIFDAHLIKPLSLDDLENVLRPS